The following are encoded in a window of Bradyrhizobium sp. WBOS07 genomic DNA:
- a CDS encoding response regulator, giving the protein MADGLSVFLVEDEALIRMMIADMVVELGHHVVAEADNVRDASAFAMTAQYDLAILDINLMGVYVDPVADLIERRGKPFLFATGYGPELLPSLLRRRPILRKPIAMDQLKAMIDSMFPEVPAKAPH; this is encoded by the coding sequence ATGGCGGACGGACTCTCCGTTTTCCTGGTCGAAGACGAGGCGTTGATCCGGATGATGATCGCCGACATGGTGGTGGAACTCGGCCACCACGTCGTCGCGGAAGCCGACAATGTGCGGGACGCGAGCGCGTTTGCCATGACCGCGCAATACGATCTGGCCATCCTCGACATCAACCTCATGGGCGTCTACGTCGATCCCGTCGCCGACTTGATCGAACGTCGCGGCAAGCCGTTCCTGTTCGCCACCGGTTACGGGCCAGAGCTGCTGCCGTCCTTGCTCCGGCGCCGGCCGATCCTGCGGAAGCCGATCGCGATGGATCAGCTCAAGGCGATGATCGATTCGATGTTTCCCGAAGTTCCGGCCAAAGCGCCGCACTGA
- a CDS encoding GrlR family regulatory protein — translation MSTVDGAQEEARVVNGLYIFDIEMRDGKRGQARGVVMLCDGRIMGGDSYFYYTGSYTFRNGKWRGDMIVNQHTEAVGRTLAFGGREVTCGFSGDYSAGGAEVEGMALVGKTSVTFTARLTLKDPM, via the coding sequence ATGTCGACGGTGGATGGAGCACAGGAGGAGGCCAGGGTCGTCAACGGCCTCTACATCTTCGACATCGAGATGCGCGACGGCAAGCGCGGGCAGGCGAGGGGCGTCGTCATGCTCTGCGACGGGCGCATCATGGGCGGCGACAGCTATTTCTATTACACCGGCAGCTACACCTTCCGGAACGGCAAGTGGCGCGGCGACATGATCGTCAACCAGCATACCGAAGCCGTCGGCCGGACGCTCGCCTTCGGCGGCAGGGAGGTCACCTGCGGCTTCTCGGGCGACTATTCCGCCGGCGGCGCCGAGGTCGAAGGCATGGCGCTGGTCGGCAAGACCAGCGTGACATTCACAGCCCGCCTCACGCTCAAGGACCCGATGTGA
- a CDS encoding ABC transporter substrate-binding protein produces the protein MSRKRLTRRQFVAATAMSSAALISAPYVRGASAAGKLSIGFWDHWVPGANKASTELVNEWAAKEKVEVTIDYIPSQGNKNLLTIAAEAQAKSGHDIFAMPTWWAHSNADQLENVADIMGPIIAENGEVNGTAKYLGTVGTKWLGVPACVGSQIKGPCSRIDLMKKHAGIDVQEMYPAGAQPKADNWTLETFLKAAEACHKAGVPFGIGLGETTDNVDTAGAIFLSFGAQLVDAKGNLTVKTDAVRQALDFYKKLIGFLPPDVAAWDDASNNKWLVSGRGAMIMNPPSAWAVAKRDAPQVAEQCWTHGFPAGPKGRFAPYLPYFWSIWNFSKNKEAAKSLLVALSKPAAIEKMVTASGGYDLPAYEKLTTLKVWQEEGPPKGTLYHYPNPYKHQTLSIAASPAPPKIAQQIYAQATLTKMCLRYHQGESMEKTLAWAEGECEGFMRS, from the coding sequence ATGTCACGCAAGAGACTGACGCGACGTCAATTTGTGGCTGCCACTGCAATGTCCTCCGCGGCGCTGATCTCGGCGCCCTATGTCCGGGGCGCTTCCGCCGCCGGCAAGCTCTCGATCGGCTTCTGGGACCATTGGGTGCCAGGCGCCAACAAGGCCTCGACCGAGCTCGTCAACGAATGGGCCGCCAAGGAGAAGGTCGAAGTCACCATCGACTACATCCCCAGCCAGGGTAACAAGAACCTGCTGACCATCGCCGCCGAAGCGCAGGCGAAATCCGGCCATGATATCTTCGCGATGCCAACGTGGTGGGCGCATTCCAATGCCGACCAGTTGGAGAACGTTGCCGACATCATGGGGCCGATCATCGCCGAGAACGGCGAGGTGAACGGCACGGCCAAATATCTCGGCACTGTCGGGACCAAATGGCTCGGCGTTCCCGCCTGCGTCGGCAGCCAGATCAAGGGCCCCTGCTCCCGCATCGACCTGATGAAGAAGCACGCGGGGATCGACGTGCAGGAGATGTATCCGGCCGGCGCTCAACCCAAGGCCGACAACTGGACCCTGGAGACATTCCTGAAAGCTGCCGAAGCCTGTCACAAGGCGGGCGTCCCGTTCGGCATTGGCCTCGGCGAGACCACCGACAACGTCGACACGGCGGGCGCAATCTTCCTGTCGTTCGGCGCCCAGCTCGTCGACGCCAAGGGCAATCTCACCGTCAAGACCGACGCGGTTCGTCAGGCGCTCGATTTCTACAAGAAGCTGATCGGCTTCCTGCCGCCCGATGTCGCAGCCTGGGACGACGCATCCAACAACAAATGGCTGGTCTCCGGCAGGGGTGCGATGATCATGAACCCGCCGAGCGCCTGGGCCGTCGCCAAACGCGACGCGCCGCAGGTTGCGGAGCAATGCTGGACCCACGGCTTCCCGGCGGGGCCGAAGGGCCGCTTTGCACCCTACCTGCCGTATTTCTGGAGCATATGGAACTTCTCCAAGAACAAGGAAGCAGCGAAGAGCCTGCTGGTGGCGTTGTCGAAGCCGGCAGCCATCGAAAAGATGGTCACGGCCAGCGGCGGCTACGACTTGCCGGCTTATGAGAAGCTGACGACGCTGAAGGTCTGGCAGGAAGAGGGCCCACCGAAAGGCACGCTCTACCACTATCCAAATCCCTACAAGCATCAGACGCTGTCGATTGCAGCTTCGCCTGCGCCGCCGAAGATCGCACAGCAGATCTATGCGCAGGCGACGCTCACCAAGATGTGCCTGCGGTATCACCAGGGTGAATCGATGGAGAAGACGCTCGCCTGGGCCGAAGGCGAATGCGAAGGCTTCATGCGGAGCTGA
- a CDS encoding carbohydrate ABC transporter permease: MADVALQPDRAGAAQPARKRSSLQKALKRKSTAAFLMTLPLIILITLLVLYPAFYSLHLATLNKSMQRFVGLGNFEFLFKRDTFWLVVKQSCIFAITAVLFKALIGFIVAHFVHNIPAKGQRKWRGMLLVPWVIPPAMSTLAWLWLFDPSYSAFNYTLSFFGIGPIPWTGDAAWARFSVILVNVWYGAPFFMIMYLAALKSVPDQLYEAAAIDGANWWQRIWYVTLPMMRNIIAITTLFSLIVTFANFDIVRILTAGGPLDHTHIFATWAFRIGIEGSDIPLGASVSLFMVPILAVAAIFILRDVNKRGNEA, translated from the coding sequence ATGGCGGATGTCGCATTGCAGCCAGACAGGGCTGGCGCAGCGCAACCGGCGCGAAAACGCTCCAGTCTGCAAAAGGCGCTCAAACGCAAATCGACTGCGGCGTTCCTGATGACGCTGCCGCTGATCATTCTCATCACGCTTCTGGTGCTTTATCCCGCGTTCTATTCGCTTCATCTGGCGACGCTCAACAAGTCGATGCAGAGATTTGTCGGTCTCGGCAACTTCGAGTTCCTGTTCAAGCGCGACACGTTCTGGCTGGTCGTCAAGCAATCCTGCATCTTCGCCATCACCGCCGTTCTGTTCAAGGCGCTGATCGGGTTCATCGTCGCGCACTTCGTCCACAACATTCCGGCCAAGGGCCAGCGCAAATGGCGCGGCATGCTGCTGGTGCCCTGGGTCATCCCGCCCGCCATGAGCACGCTGGCATGGCTGTGGCTGTTCGACCCCTCCTATTCCGCGTTCAACTATACGCTGTCGTTCTTCGGAATCGGCCCGATCCCGTGGACCGGGGACGCCGCCTGGGCGCGCTTCTCCGTCATCCTGGTGAACGTCTGGTACGGCGCGCCGTTCTTCATGATCATGTATCTGGCGGCCCTGAAATCGGTGCCCGACCAGCTCTATGAAGCCGCGGCCATCGACGGCGCCAATTGGTGGCAGCGGATCTGGTACGTGACGCTGCCGATGATGCGCAACATCATCGCGATCACGACGCTGTTCTCGCTGATCGTGACCTTCGCCAATTTCGACATCGTGCGAATCCTGACCGCCGGCGGCCCTCTCGACCACACCCACATCTTCGCCACCTGGGCCTTCAGGATCGGCATCGAAGGAAGCGATATTCCGCTGGGCGCCAGCGTCTCCCTGTTCATGGTGCCAATCCTGGCGGTCGCAGCGATATTCATCCTGCGGGACGTCAACAAGCGCGGGAATGAAGCCTGA
- the pncA gene encoding bifunctional nicotinamidase/pyrazinamidase, producing the protein MGLAMKISDHDVLLAIDVQNDFCTGGALAVPGGEKVIPAINRIAQKFANVVLTQDWHPRDHVSFATNHAGKQPFQTIELDYGTQVLWPAHCVQGTSGAEFHRDLDVVRASLVVRKGFRRGIDSYSALFENDHKTATGLLGYLRERELKTVFVAGLALDFCVRFSAEDARKAGLEVAVIEDACRGIDLDGSVAAAHRSFRELGISVVSLEAFL; encoded by the coding sequence ATGGGACTGGCGATGAAGATTTCCGACCACGACGTGCTGCTGGCGATCGACGTGCAGAACGACTTCTGCACGGGCGGAGCGCTCGCCGTTCCCGGCGGTGAGAAGGTCATCCCCGCCATCAACCGGATCGCCCAAAAATTCGCCAATGTGGTGCTGACCCAGGACTGGCATCCGCGCGACCACGTTTCGTTCGCGACGAATCATGCCGGCAAGCAGCCATTCCAGACCATCGAGCTCGACTATGGCACCCAGGTGCTCTGGCCGGCGCATTGCGTGCAGGGCACCTCGGGTGCCGAATTCCATCGCGATCTCGACGTGGTCAGAGCGAGCCTGGTGGTGCGCAAGGGGTTTCGCCGCGGCATCGATTCCTATTCGGCATTGTTCGAGAACGACCACAAGACGGCGACGGGCCTGCTCGGCTATTTGCGCGAACGCGAGCTGAAGACTGTCTTTGTCGCCGGGCTGGCGCTGGATTTCTGCGTCCGCTTCTCGGCGGAGGATGCGCGCAAGGCCGGGTTGGAGGTGGCCGTGATCGAGGACGCCTGCCGCGGCATCGATCTCGACGGCTCGGTGGCCGCAGCCCATCGAAGCTTTCGCGAGCTCGGCATCTCCGTCGTCAGCCTCGAGGCGTTTCTCTAG
- a CDS encoding alpha/beta fold hydrolase: MVDKIGKQASGPDHAPDEPLLWPFTAARLAMDACFWWVERGRAEHDESKLPWTTPNRVALELATMHLRDCSQGRSGQPVLVCAPYALHRALVADFAPGHSVVQSLQSGGIDRIYLTDWRSATPGMRYLSIDNYLGDLNVAIDEIGAPVDLVGLCQGGWLSLLYAARFPAKVRRLVLAGAPVDLSIESPLCRLTRNAPEMVYDQLVARGGGNVSGGEMLHLWSKAPNRDDIVAALQRDLSDEEGAALLARFEHWNAETLDLPGTYYLEVVNRIFRENQIAGGNFKALGRTVDPKDVKAPVFLLAGLDDDVVPAAQALATAGLLGTPPAFIAAASEPSNHLGLFMGARTHAHAWPRIAEWLRDDLSGVLARNA, encoded by the coding sequence ATGGTGGACAAGATCGGCAAACAGGCGAGCGGACCGGACCATGCACCCGACGAGCCGCTGCTATGGCCGTTCACGGCAGCCCGGCTGGCCATGGACGCGTGCTTCTGGTGGGTCGAGCGCGGCCGGGCCGAGCATGACGAGAGCAAGCTGCCGTGGACGACGCCCAACCGCGTTGCGCTCGAGCTCGCGACGATGCATCTGCGCGATTGCTCGCAGGGCCGGTCCGGCCAGCCGGTGCTGGTGTGCGCGCCCTATGCGCTGCACCGGGCCTTGGTCGCCGATTTCGCGCCTGGCCACAGCGTGGTGCAGTCTCTGCAATCCGGCGGCATCGACCGGATCTACCTCACCGATTGGCGATCGGCCACCCCGGGCATGCGCTATCTCTCGATCGACAACTATCTCGGTGATCTCAACGTCGCCATCGACGAGATCGGCGCGCCGGTCGATCTGGTCGGCCTGTGCCAGGGCGGCTGGCTGTCGCTGCTCTATGCGGCGCGCTTTCCGGCCAAGGTGCGGCGGCTGGTGCTAGCAGGCGCCCCCGTCGACCTGTCGATCGAGTCGCCGTTGTGCCGGCTCACCCGCAACGCGCCCGAGATGGTGTACGACCAGCTCGTCGCACGCGGTGGCGGCAATGTCAGCGGCGGGGAGATGCTTCACTTGTGGTCCAAGGCGCCAAACCGCGATGATATCGTGGCGGCATTGCAGAGAGACCTGTCGGACGAGGAAGGCGCGGCGCTGCTCGCGCGCTTCGAGCATTGGAACGCGGAGACGCTCGATCTGCCGGGTACTTATTATCTGGAGGTCGTCAACCGGATCTTCCGAGAGAACCAGATCGCAGGCGGCAACTTCAAGGCGCTTGGCCGCACGGTCGATCCGAAGGACGTCAAGGCGCCGGTTTTCCTGCTCGCCGGGCTCGACGACGACGTCGTGCCGGCTGCGCAGGCGCTCGCCACGGCCGGTCTGCTCGGCACGCCGCCGGCCTTCATTGCGGCGGCTTCCGAGCCGAGCAACCACCTCGGCCTGTTCATGGGCGCGCGCACCCACGCGCATGCCTGGCCGCGGATCGCCGAATGGCTGCGCGACGACCTGTCGGGCGTGCTGGCCCGCAACGCCTGA
- a CDS encoding DUF1236 domain-containing protein has protein sequence MLASGFAYAQGPGERRDEPKRTEEPAKGAGPQRGGAQERVQERVQERAQGAQERLQGAGREDKGGAAKQEASDDKRQPANAAERNQPKGRDQAQESREPARDRNREAESTKPGRDSKSSADTKQDKQDKSAPQKSTAESEKSKTGPAGQQNERTGAATNQKEQNQTQSPRNAADQQQTDRPATATDTSRTAPTNNAQTAPSGTQTNQANQTTQTNTQVNQQTQVTTEKQVRISETVSRARLAQPERNLNISIRIGETIPPRVRLHRLPPEIVSIEPAYRDYEYFATEDEVVIVEPRTHRIVSQVPRDPSRARAQMGGSASSSMAATGASNVNCQIMRRDASGNVAQAEPSTVGSTARGDSMSVIVQMPGGGSSAPIALGAVAGNIVVATQGQGDCTVTLEPQTR, from the coding sequence ATGCTCGCTTCCGGCTTCGCCTACGCCCAGGGGCCCGGTGAGCGCAGAGACGAGCCGAAACGGACCGAGGAGCCGGCGAAAGGCGCTGGGCCGCAGCGTGGCGGCGCCCAAGAACGGGTTCAGGAACGTGTTCAAGAGCGCGCACAGGGCGCCCAGGAGCGACTGCAAGGCGCGGGCCGCGAAGACAAGGGCGGTGCTGCCAAGCAAGAGGCGAGCGACGACAAGCGCCAGCCGGCCAATGCTGCCGAGCGTAACCAGCCGAAGGGCAGGGATCAGGCACAAGAATCCCGCGAGCCTGCGCGCGATCGCAACCGTGAGGCCGAGAGCACTAAGCCGGGCCGCGACAGCAAGAGCAGCGCTGACACCAAGCAGGATAAGCAGGACAAGTCTGCGCCGCAGAAATCAACGGCCGAGTCCGAGAAATCCAAGACCGGCCCCGCTGGTCAGCAGAACGAGCGGACTGGGGCTGCGACCAACCAGAAGGAGCAGAACCAGACCCAGTCGCCACGCAATGCGGCCGATCAGCAGCAGACCGACCGGCCAGCCACGGCAACGGACACGAGCCGGACGGCTCCGACCAACAATGCGCAGACCGCGCCTTCCGGCACGCAGACCAACCAGGCCAATCAGACCACCCAGACCAACACGCAGGTCAATCAGCAGACCCAGGTGACCACCGAGAAGCAGGTGCGGATCTCCGAAACGGTGAGCCGTGCACGCCTGGCCCAGCCCGAGCGCAACCTGAACATCTCGATCCGGATCGGCGAGACGATTCCGCCGCGCGTGCGTCTGCACCGGCTGCCGCCCGAGATCGTGTCGATCGAGCCGGCATATCGCGACTATGAATATTTCGCGACGGAAGACGAAGTCGTCATCGTGGAGCCGCGCACGCATCGCATCGTCAGCCAGGTGCCGCGCGATCCGTCGCGGGCCCGCGCGCAAATGGGCGGCAGCGCTTCATCGAGCATGGCAGCAACCGGCGCAAGCAACGTGAACTGCCAGATCATGCGGCGTGACGCTTCGGGTAACGTCGCCCAGGCAGAACCCTCGACCGTGGGATCGACGGCGCGCGGGGATTCCATGAGCGTGATCGTCCAGATGCCCGGCGGCGGCTCGTCCGCGCCGATCGCCCTCGGCGCTGTCGCGGGCAACATCGTGGTCGCGACGCAAGGGCAGGGCGACTGCACGGTGACTCTGGAGCCGCAGACGCGCTGA
- a CDS encoding carbohydrate ABC transporter permease, with translation MSSVTIDKAAPTRTVKYGSMSRDRKWALRWSYFFLTLFAIFSLLPPIYMLITSLKSSAEISAATNPWWVFHPTLENYVGLLTSNQFLRFFWNSALVSIFVVTITMLISVPAAFALARMRFWGSATLATGVFLTYLIPDSLLFIPLFKVFALFGDWTGIQLINRWYVLLFIYPTLTVPFCTWIMIGYFASIPKELDEAAIIDGASWFQTLTRIFIPVALPGLIAATIFAFTVSWAQFLYPLVFTTSTDQLVLPVGIITTLIKGDVFNWGQIMTGALLGAAPPLIIYAFLMDYYIAGLTAGATKG, from the coding sequence ATGAGCTCAGTCACGATAGACAAGGCCGCGCCGACGCGTACGGTCAAGTATGGAAGCATGAGCCGCGACCGCAAATGGGCGCTGCGGTGGTCGTACTTCTTCCTGACGCTGTTTGCGATCTTCTCGCTGCTGCCGCCGATCTACATGCTGATCACCTCGCTCAAGAGCAGCGCCGAAATCTCGGCGGCGACCAATCCATGGTGGGTCTTCCATCCGACTCTCGAGAACTATGTCGGCCTCTTGACGTCGAACCAGTTCCTGCGGTTCTTCTGGAATTCGGCGCTGGTCTCCATTTTCGTGGTCACCATCACGATGCTGATCAGCGTGCCCGCGGCATTTGCCCTGGCGCGGATGCGGTTCTGGGGCTCGGCCACGCTGGCGACCGGCGTGTTCCTGACTTACCTCATTCCGGACAGCCTGCTGTTCATTCCGCTGTTCAAGGTGTTCGCCCTGTTCGGCGACTGGACCGGCATCCAGCTCATCAACCGCTGGTACGTGCTGCTGTTCATCTATCCGACGCTGACGGTGCCATTCTGCACCTGGATCATGATCGGCTATTTCGCCTCGATCCCGAAGGAGCTCGACGAGGCCGCGATCATCGATGGCGCCTCCTGGTTCCAGACGCTGACCCGGATCTTCATTCCGGTGGCGCTGCCGGGGCTGATCGCCGCGACCATCTTCGCCTTCACCGTGTCCTGGGCGCAGTTCCTCTATCCGCTCGTGTTCACGACGTCCACGGACCAGCTCGTGCTGCCGGTTGGCATCATCACGACGCTGATCAAGGGCGACGTGTTCAACTGGGGACAGATCATGACCGGCGCGCTGCTCGGCGCGGCGCCGCCGCTGATCATATACGCCTTCCTGATGGACTATTACATTGCCGGCCTGACCGCCGGTGCGACAAAGGGTTGA
- a CDS encoding NAD(+) synthase codes for MTFHSIYAHGFARVAACVTTSHVADPPANAKAVLAAANACHEQSVAVAVFPELCLSGYAIEDLVKQDPLLDAVERGLAGLVEASAGLMPVLIVGAPLRFGHRIYNCAVVIHRGNVLGVVPKTYLPTYREFYEGRHFASGAGMVGETIAFGGLHAPFGVDLLFSAEDVPGLTIGVEICEDMWIPVTPASELALAGASVLINLSGSPITIGRARSRALLCQSTSARCLAAYVYAAAGAGESTTDLSWDGQTSIYENGVLLAEGERFRQSGQITIADIDLDLLRQERALMGTFDDNRRQREAFFRKVTFALKPPAADIGFLRKVERFPFVPSDESLLEHDCYEAYNIQVAGLVQRMRATGTKRVVIGVSGGLDSTHALIVAAKAVDLLGLPRENILAYTMPGFATGSESKSHALALMQALHTSWQELDIRTTATQMLKDIGHPFGRGEKIYDVTFENVQAGLRTDYLFRLANHHGGIVIGTGDLSELALGWCTYGVGDQMAHYNVNAGVPKTLIQHLIRWVISSKQFSDDVNRTLGAILAAEISPELVPVEAGQKPQSTEAAVGPYELQDFNLFYTLRFGMRPSKIAFMAQHAWKDVAKGEWPPAFPSDRRRAYDLPEIRRWLEVFLRRFFAFSQFKRSAMPNGPKVSAGGSLSPRGDWRAPSDSSAAAWLEDLERNVPS; via the coding sequence ATGACTTTCCACTCGATCTACGCCCATGGATTTGCGCGCGTGGCGGCCTGTGTCACCACGTCCCATGTCGCCGATCCCCCGGCCAACGCAAAGGCGGTGCTGGCGGCAGCCAATGCCTGCCATGAGCAGTCGGTGGCGGTCGCCGTGTTTCCCGAGCTGTGCCTGTCCGGTTACGCGATCGAGGATCTGGTCAAGCAGGACCCGCTGCTCGACGCGGTCGAGCGCGGTCTCGCCGGCCTCGTCGAGGCCTCCGCAGGCCTGATGCCGGTCCTGATCGTCGGTGCACCGCTGCGCTTTGGCCATCGCATCTACAATTGCGCCGTCGTCATTCATCGCGGCAACGTTCTCGGCGTGGTGCCGAAGACCTATTTGCCGACCTACCGCGAATTCTACGAGGGCCGGCATTTCGCCTCCGGTGCCGGCATGGTCGGAGAGACGATCGCGTTCGGCGGGCTGCATGCCCCGTTCGGCGTCGACCTGCTGTTCTCCGCCGAGGACGTTCCGGGCCTCACCATCGGCGTCGAGATCTGCGAGGATATGTGGATCCCGGTGACGCCGGCCTCGGAGCTCGCGCTCGCCGGCGCGAGCGTGCTGATCAACCTCTCGGGCAGCCCAATCACGATCGGCCGGGCGCGCTCGCGCGCGCTGCTGTGCCAGTCGACATCGGCACGCTGCCTCGCCGCTTACGTCTACGCGGCCGCCGGGGCCGGTGAATCGACCACGGATCTGTCCTGGGACGGCCAGACCTCGATCTACGAGAACGGCGTGCTGCTGGCGGAGGGCGAGCGGTTCCGGCAGAGCGGCCAGATCACCATTGCCGATATCGATCTCGACCTGCTGAGGCAGGAGCGCGCGCTGATGGGCACGTTCGACGACAACCGCCGCCAGCGCGAGGCGTTTTTCCGCAAGGTGACATTCGCGTTGAAGCCGCCGGCCGCCGACATCGGCTTCCTGCGCAAGGTCGAGCGCTTCCCGTTCGTGCCGAGCGACGAAAGCCTGCTCGAGCATGATTGCTACGAGGCCTACAACATCCAGGTCGCAGGTCTCGTGCAGCGCATGCGTGCCACCGGCACCAAGCGCGTCGTGATCGGCGTCTCGGGCGGGCTCGATTCAACGCACGCGCTGATCGTCGCCGCCAAGGCGGTGGATCTGCTCGGCCTGCCGCGCGAGAATATCCTGGCCTACACCATGCCGGGCTTTGCCACCGGCAGCGAAAGCAAGAGCCACGCGCTGGCGCTGATGCAGGCGTTGCACACGAGCTGGCAGGAACTCGACATCCGCACCACGGCAACGCAGATGCTGAAGGACATCGGTCATCCCTTCGGCCGGGGCGAGAAGATCTACGACGTCACCTTCGAGAACGTTCAGGCCGGCCTGCGTACGGATTATCTGTTCCGGCTCGCCAACCATCACGGCGGCATCGTGATCGGAACCGGCGATCTCTCCGAGCTCGCGCTCGGCTGGTGCACCTATGGCGTTGGCGACCAGATGGCGCATTACAACGTCAATGCCGGCGTGCCGAAGACGCTGATCCAGCACCTGATCCGCTGGGTGATCTCGTCGAAGCAGTTCAGCGACGACGTCAACCGCACGCTCGGCGCGATCCTGGCCGCCGAAATCTCGCCCGAGCTGGTGCCGGTGGAGGCCGGCCAGAAGCCGCAGAGCACGGAAGCGGCGGTCGGACCGTACGAGCTGCAGGATTTCAACCTGTTCTACACGCTGCGGTTCGGCATGCGGCCGTCCAAGATCGCCTTCATGGCGCAGCACGCCTGGAAGGACGTGGCCAAGGGCGAATGGCCGCCGGCCTTCCCGAGCGACCGGCGCAGGGCGTATGATCTGCCGGAGATCCGCCGCTGGCTCGAAGTGTTCCTGCGCCGCTTCTTCGCCTTCAGCCAGTTCAAGCGCTCGGCGATGCCGAATGGTCCGAAGGTCTCGGCGGGCGGCTCATTGTCGCCCCGCGGCGATTGGCGCGCGCCGTCGGATTCGAGCGCGGCAGCCTGGCTTGAGGATCTCGAGCGGAACGTGCCGAGCTGA
- the glk gene encoding glucokinase — MNIGKTGQILLADIGGTNARFALSRSELGQDGQSGPIDYVKVADFPTVREAIADVLARRAGGEQPRRAVLAVAGPVTNNRCVMTNSPWVIDGNELQAALGFDSVHVLNDFEVVAWSLPALQPADLIPLGGGDGLSGEPLLVVGPGTGFGVSCLVQRHGARLAVVTEAGHATLPAEDEREERAIACLRRRLGHVSIERGALSGSGLQNLYEALAEVDGAQVPHRDAAGITKAALEGSCPVSRATLEMFCAILGSVAGNLAVTFGARGGVYVAGGIVPRFPEFLMASAFRPRFEAKGRFQDYLRNIPTRLVIKPDASFVGLKMFADHNVD; from the coding sequence ATGAATATCGGCAAGACAGGACAGATTCTTCTCGCCGATATCGGCGGCACCAATGCGCGCTTCGCGCTGAGCCGGAGCGAATTGGGCCAAGACGGTCAATCCGGACCGATCGACTATGTGAAAGTCGCCGACTTCCCGACGGTTCGGGAGGCCATTGCGGACGTGCTGGCGCGCCGGGCCGGTGGCGAGCAGCCCCGCAGGGCCGTGCTCGCCGTGGCAGGACCCGTCACCAACAACCGCTGCGTCATGACCAACAGCCCCTGGGTCATCGACGGCAACGAGCTGCAAGCGGCTCTGGGCTTCGACAGCGTCCACGTGCTCAACGACTTCGAGGTGGTAGCCTGGTCCCTGCCCGCCTTGCAGCCTGCCGATCTGATTCCGCTCGGCGGAGGCGATGGCCTGTCCGGCGAGCCGTTGCTGGTGGTCGGACCCGGAACCGGCTTTGGCGTCTCCTGTCTGGTCCAGCGCCATGGCGCGCGCCTCGCCGTCGTCACCGAAGCCGGACACGCGACCCTGCCGGCGGAGGATGAGCGCGAGGAACGCGCGATCGCGTGCTTGCGGCGGCGCCTCGGCCACGTCTCCATCGAGCGCGGCGCCCTCTCCGGATCCGGGCTGCAAAATCTCTACGAAGCCTTGGCGGAAGTCGATGGCGCTCAGGTGCCGCATCGCGATGCCGCCGGCATCACCAAGGCGGCTCTGGAGGGCAGCTGTCCCGTCAGCCGGGCGACGCTCGAGATGTTCTGCGCCATCTTGGGCTCGGTCGCCGGCAATCTCGCGGTGACATTCGGAGCGCGCGGCGGCGTCTATGTTGCCGGCGGAATCGTGCCGCGCTTTCCTGAGTTCCTGATGGCCTCCGCGTTCCGGCCGCGCTTCGAAGCGAAGGGCCGGTTCCAGGACTATTTGCGCAACATCCCGACCCGGCTGGTAATCAAACCAGATGCGAGCTTCGTCGGCCTGAAAATGTTTGCTGACCATAATGTGGATTGA
- a CDS encoding Spy/CpxP family protein refolding chaperone — MINLAPSARLHMRRCIALGAVCALLFGAAAANAQGLVKGVQDGAAAGNKAAGPVGGVLGGAIGGVVGVFTGVLGVGNNNAGNPPPAAKESGKDAKQQSPTKDKDAKSAKGGKGGKASKEAKNAPPGKDHKDVTVLTQPGAPQQTAEQIVANSDSYIERIKTELNLTPEQEKHWYGFSSAMHYLGHNGAERLNLRVARAKRDPPDDIIEQMRNEAQFLIDRAADQRNVADAAEPLYSSLDDKQKQVFIQEMVRLSHERGLD; from the coding sequence ATGATCAACCTGGCGCCGTCGGCGCGGCTTCACATGCGGCGATGCATCGCGCTCGGGGCCGTATGCGCTCTGCTGTTCGGTGCCGCCGCGGCCAATGCGCAAGGTCTGGTCAAAGGCGTTCAGGACGGCGCGGCGGCCGGAAACAAGGCGGCAGGTCCGGTCGGTGGCGTGCTCGGCGGCGCCATCGGCGGCGTCGTCGGCGTCTTCACCGGCGTGCTTGGCGTCGGCAACAACAATGCCGGCAATCCGCCGCCGGCCGCCAAGGAGTCCGGCAAGGACGCCAAGCAGCAAAGCCCAACCAAGGACAAGGACGCCAAGAGTGCCAAAGGGGGCAAGGGCGGCAAGGCGAGCAAGGAGGCAAAGAACGCACCGCCGGGCAAGGACCACAAGGACGTCACCGTCCTCACCCAGCCCGGCGCGCCGCAGCAGACCGCCGAGCAGATCGTGGCCAACAGCGATTCCTACATCGAGCGGATCAAGACCGAGCTGAACCTCACGCCCGAGCAGGAGAAGCACTGGTACGGTTTCTCGAGCGCGATGCACTACCTGGGACATAATGGTGCAGAGCGGCTCAACTTGCGGGTTGCGCGCGCCAAGCGGGATCCGCCCGACGACATCATCGAGCAGATGCGGAACGAGGCGCAGTTCCTGATCGACCGCGCCGCCGACCAGCGCAATGTCGCCGACGCCGCCGAGCCGCTCTATTCGAGCCTCGATGACAAGCAGAAGCAGGTCTTCATCCAGGAGATGGTGCGCCTCAGCCACGAGCGCGGATTGGATTGA